One part of the Terriglobales bacterium genome encodes these proteins:
- a CDS encoding (2Fe-2S)-binding protein → LLDALREDLGLTGSKRGCDDSSCGACTVLLDGTPVLSCTMLAGSCASAADRNDDRNYEITTIEGVAEHGALAAIQKAYGDWGGAQCGFCTPGFLMTVKALLARNPEPTDDDVRHALSGNLCRCTGYSQMYQAVKAAVEAEQKGMAATK, encoded by the coding sequence TCCTGCTCGACGCTCTGCGCGAGGACCTGGGCCTCACCGGCTCCAAGCGCGGCTGCGACGACAGCTCCTGCGGCGCCTGCACGGTGCTGCTCGACGGCACGCCCGTTCTCTCCTGCACCATGCTGGCAGGGAGCTGCGCCTCGGCCGCCGACCGCAACGACGACCGCAACTACGAGATCACTACCATCGAAGGCGTGGCCGAGCACGGCGCGCTGGCTGCCATCCAGAAGGCGTATGGCGATTGGGGCGGGGCGCAGTGCGGCTTCTGCACTCCCGGCTTCCTGATGACGGTGAAGGCGCTGCTGGCGCGCAATCCCGAGCCCACGGACGACGACGTCCGCCACGCCCTGAGCGGCAACCTGTGCCGCTGCACCGGATATTCGCAGATGTACCAGGCGGTGAAGGCGGCGGTGGAGGCGGAGCAGAAGGGAATGGCGGCGACGAAATGA